AGCGGGTCAGGGCGCTTCAGGCATGATAGAGTCTTATTTGATGCGAATATCCAAACGCCGCCCAAAAACAGTAGCAAACTTGATTAAAGAATCGACGCCGACATTTGCCTTCGGATCGCTGATCATTCGAACCACTTGCGATTTGCTGGTTCCCATGAGGCGGGCGACGTGACGAATGGAGAGATGAGATTTCGTCATAATCTGTCGCAAGCGCTCAACGAGACGAAGGCGGCTCTTTTCTTTTTGAAAAAGAGTCTCAAACTTGGTTTTCCGGAGGTCTTTCTCCAAATCCTTATGAAAATCTCCACCTGTTCTCATGTTGCACCCCTTACGATCTCATTCTTGAATAAGCCGTCTCCAACTCGCGGCTAGGCGTCTTGTCGGACTTTTTTCGAAACGCATGCAGCAGAACGATCATCCCCTCATGGTAACAATAGAAAATTCGATGTGCGCCCGGCCTCAGTTCAAACAGACCGGGGTAGCCGGCGATTTTCTTCGCATGGGGTTCCTTGAGCGTGACCGCCTCCGAGAGGTAGTCGATCAGCGCCTTGACCTTGGCCCGCTCACGATCTTGCAAAGCCTCCAAATAATCGCGAACAGGAAGATCCCCACGGGGCGTTTGATAATAAGTGACCTTCATAAGAAGTGTACCCGTAAATAGGTACGAACGTCAACCCGAGACTGTTGAGTGCAAATGCCTTGCCATGCCGGCTGAGCGGCGGTGGCGGGGCGAGGGTATGAATTTCGGTCTCAAGGGTATGGAAATTAGGTCGATTCGCGAAACCGTATGACGACTTCGATCCTCCGGCCGCTCGGGTGCTCCGTGCGGAAGAAGCGGAAGACGAGCTCGCGCGGGTTTTTTTCGAACCTCGGGTCGGGGTTCTGGAGGAGGGCGATCCCCTCGAACTGGGCCAGGTTGACGAGGCGGAGAAATTCCTTCGGATCGGGCGGGGCCTGAGTCCAGCCCTTGAGCCTCGCCAGCGCCGCGAAATCCTTCTCGCCATGGATCCCGTAGGTCGTCCCGTCCTCGTCCATGAGGACGCGCTTCATCCCCGTGCCCGGATGCGCCTTGGGGTTGCAGGCGGTGATGACGGTGAGTCCCAACGGCGCCGGCTCCTCGCGGACGGAGACCTCGACCGGATGCCGATACTCCGCAAGCACCAAGTCCTTGAGCGCCTCGCCGACCTTTTTGATTTTACGGGTGAGTTTCACCTTTAGGGAAGGATCGGCCCGCTCTGGACCACCTCGAAGGCCGAGCCGGGGACGTCCTTCAATTGGTTCAGGTCTTCGTCGTCCCACCGGGAATCCGTCGAGCCCGAGATGTACCAGTTGGAGCCGTTGTCGGCGACGATGAGGCCGTATTTCTTGAGCGCCTCCAAGATCACGCGCGCGGCGCCCGTGAAACCCGAGACGTCGTAGGAGGCCTTGAGCCGGAGGCGCAGCCCCATCGGCGGGGCGTCGGGGTCGGTCTCGTCGCTCGCGAAGTGCGTGGCCGGGTGGATGTAGCCTCGCTGTGTGACGGAAAA
The nucleotide sequence above comes from bacterium. Encoded proteins:
- a CDS encoding helix-turn-helix transcriptional regulator; this encodes MRTGGDFHKDLEKDLRKTKFETLFQKEKSRLRLVERLRQIMTKSHLSIRHVARLMGTSKSQVVRMISDPKANVGVDSLIKFATVFGRRLDIRIK
- a CDS encoding type II toxin-antitoxin system RelE/ParE family toxin — translated: MKVTYYQTPRGDLPVRDYLEALQDRERAKVKALIDYLSEAVTLKEPHAKKIAGYPGLFELRPGAHRIFYCYHEGMIVLLHAFRKKSDKTPSRELETAYSRMRS